A single region of the Phycisphaerae bacterium RAS1 genome encodes:
- a CDS encoding Immunogenic protein MPT70 precursor, which yields MLRRNWFRFVGAILPMAALSFAALADDKKPTDKPAGTPPPEKKADEKKPQAKHEGKPEAKAKDIVDTAMADPNFSTLCDLLKAAKLVDTLKSGDYTVFAPTNDAFKKIDAATLADWKKPENEKKLRDILTYHVVKGKMMAADVTKAKTVKTVQGGEAGISEKDKTWMIDNAKITKTDIACANGVIHVIDTVIMPKESKPK from the coding sequence ATGTTGCGTCGCAATTGGTTCCGTTTCGTGGGCGCCATTCTTCCGATGGCCGCGCTGAGCTTCGCCGCGCTGGCTGACGACAAGAAGCCCACGGACAAGCCGGCCGGCACCCCGCCGCCGGAGAAGAAGGCCGATGAGAAGAAGCCCCAGGCCAAGCACGAGGGCAAGCCCGAGGCGAAGGCCAAGGACATCGTCGACACGGCGATGGCCGACCCGAACTTCTCGACCCTGTGCGACCTGCTGAAGGCCGCCAAGCTGGTGGACACGCTCAAGAGCGGCGACTACACCGTGTTCGCCCCGACCAACGACGCGTTCAAGAAGATTGACGCCGCCACGCTGGCCGACTGGAAGAAACCCGAGAACGAGAAGAAACTGCGCGACATCCTGACCTATCACGTCGTGAAGGGCAAGATGATGGCCGCCGACGTGACCAAGGCCAAGACGGTCAAGACCGTCCAGGGCGGCGAGGCGGGGATCAGCGAGAAGGACAAGACGTGGATGATCGACAATGCCAAGATCACCAAGACGGACATCGCCTGCGCTAACGGCGTGATCCACGTGATCGACACCGTCATCATGCCGAAGGAATCCAAGCCGAAGTAA
- the zraR_1 gene encoding Transcriptional regulatory protein ZraR, producing MPPTPPTPMQPVPATLFCASRGMQRVLELAARVAPTRATVLISGETGTGKELIAKLIHRQSPRRDHPMVACHCGACPDTLLESELFGHERGAFTGATQPRAGLFERADASTLLIDEVGDIPKPAQAKLLRVIQERRFSRLGATYSQEADVRIVATTHRDLLKMALKGNFREDLFYRLNVFPIHVPPLRERREDIAPLAQHFVEAAARHNRCRQSGVSDEAMAVLISYHWPGNVRQLQSVLERALLLSGGETITERLLPDEIASGFVPPQKGESATSLSYAQRLMVARALHEQHWNFSKAATQLGISVHMLRQITQRLQLRRAD from the coding sequence GTGCCGCCGACGCCTCCCACGCCGATGCAGCCGGTGCCGGCGACGCTCTTCTGCGCCAGCCGAGGCATGCAGCGCGTGCTGGAGCTCGCTGCCCGCGTCGCGCCGACGCGCGCGACTGTGCTGATCAGCGGCGAAACCGGCACCGGCAAAGAGCTGATCGCCAAGCTGATCCACCGCCAGAGCCCGCGCCGTGACCACCCGATGGTCGCGTGCCACTGCGGCGCCTGCCCGGATACGCTTCTGGAAAGCGAGCTATTTGGGCATGAGCGCGGCGCCTTCACCGGGGCCACGCAGCCGCGGGCCGGGCTGTTCGAGCGGGCGGACGCCAGCACGCTGCTGATCGACGAGGTGGGCGACATTCCCAAGCCGGCGCAGGCCAAACTGCTGCGCGTGATCCAGGAGCGCCGCTTCAGCCGCCTGGGGGCGACCTACTCGCAGGAAGCCGACGTGCGCATCGTCGCGACGACCCACCGCGACCTGCTCAAAATGGCACTGAAGGGCAATTTCCGCGAGGACCTGTTCTACCGGCTGAACGTGTTTCCGATTCACGTGCCGCCGCTGCGCGAGCGGCGCGAGGACATCGCCCCGCTGGCCCAGCACTTCGTCGAAGCCGCCGCCCGGCACAACCGCTGCCGCCAATCCGGCGTCTCCGACGAGGCCATGGCCGTGCTGATCAGCTACCACTGGCCCGGCAACGTGCGGCAGCTCCAATCGGTCCTGGAGCGGGCCCTGCTTCTCTCAGGCGGCGAGACCATCACCGAGCGGCTGCTGCCCGACGAAATCGCGAGCGGATTTGTCCCACCCCAGAAGGGCGAGTCCGCCACGTCGCTGTCCTACGCCCAGCGCCTGATGGTGGCCCGGGCGCTGCACGAGCAGCACTGGAATTTCTCAAAGGCCGCAACCCAGCTTGGCATTTCGGTGCACATGCTGCGGCAGATCACGCAGCGATTGCAGCTTCGCCGCGCGGATTGA
- the ubiB gene encoding putative protein kinase UbiB, whose protein sequence is MSSASLRYNDPVAHLLKQLAVGSRTYRHFNRYRQILTVLIKHGFGDVVDRLRLRHHAGAVRDGHADSAGPHTPPQRLRRAMEELGPTFIKLGQMLSTRPDLLPAEFADELARLQSEARPFPLRQVREIVERELGRPIDKAFARFDDHALAAASMAQVHRAALPDGSEVVVKVQRPDIRRVVETDLEILLHLATLAERHFDGWRVQRPTRIVGEFTRLIERELDFTHEAAQLERFAVQFAGDKSIYVPRVFHDRLSPHVLTLEYIDGVRASDLDALRAAGLDLPRIAQRGAELTLKQIFEHGFFHADPHPGNIFVLPGEVICLLDFGMMGRIDALTREDFAGLVAAVGQRDAPAAAAALLRLTEWDDDVEPDPRRIERDVSEFLDLHVVSQLSRLDFSRLLSELLTLVNRHRLRIPPDIVTMLKAAATVERLAARLDPTLDMVSIAQPYVARIRMNRFGPRRLIGAAVDAAEQLVHLLSEIPGGVRDLLRMAKRGRLNIGFEHHGLDKLIESNERIANRVSFAIVVSALVIASSLIVHSRIPPVWQGVPLIGVLGYVIAGLMGCALLLAILRHGRL, encoded by the coding sequence GTGAGTTCCGCTTCCCTGCGATACAATGACCCCGTGGCCCACCTGCTCAAGCAGCTCGCCGTCGGATCGCGAACCTACCGGCACTTCAATCGCTACCGGCAGATTCTGACCGTGCTCATCAAGCACGGATTCGGCGACGTCGTCGACCGCCTGCGCCTCCGTCATCACGCCGGCGCCGTCCGCGACGGACACGCCGATAGCGCCGGGCCGCACACGCCGCCGCAGCGACTGCGGCGGGCGATGGAGGAGCTCGGGCCGACGTTCATCAAGCTGGGCCAGATGCTCTCGACGCGTCCCGACCTGCTCCCGGCCGAGTTCGCCGATGAGCTGGCCCGCCTGCAATCCGAAGCGCGGCCGTTTCCACTGCGGCAGGTGCGCGAAATCGTCGAGCGCGAGCTGGGCCGGCCGATCGACAAGGCGTTCGCGCGATTCGACGATCATGCGCTGGCCGCCGCGTCGATGGCGCAGGTGCACCGGGCCGCCCTGCCCGACGGCTCGGAAGTCGTCGTAAAGGTCCAGCGGCCCGACATCCGCCGCGTCGTCGAGACCGACCTGGAAATCCTGCTGCACCTGGCGACGCTGGCGGAGCGGCATTTCGACGGCTGGCGCGTGCAGCGGCCGACGCGAATCGTCGGGGAGTTCACGCGACTGATCGAGCGCGAGCTGGACTTCACGCACGAAGCCGCGCAACTCGAGCGCTTCGCGGTCCAGTTCGCCGGCGACAAGTCCATCTACGTCCCGCGCGTCTTCCACGACCGGCTCTCGCCGCACGTGCTGACGCTGGAGTACATCGACGGCGTGCGGGCCAGCGACCTCGACGCGCTGCGGGCGGCCGGCCTGGACCTGCCGCGTATCGCGCAGCGCGGCGCCGAGCTGACGCTCAAGCAGATCTTTGAGCACGGGTTCTTTCACGCCGACCCGCACCCCGGAAACATCTTCGTGCTGCCCGGCGAGGTGATTTGCCTGCTGGATTTCGGCATGATGGGCCGCATCGACGCGCTGACGCGCGAGGACTTCGCCGGCCTGGTCGCCGCCGTCGGTCAGCGCGACGCCCCGGCGGCGGCCGCCGCCCTGCTTCGCTTGACTGAGTGGGACGACGACGTTGAGCCCGACCCGCGGCGGATCGAGCGCGACGTGTCCGAGTTCCTCGATCTGCACGTCGTCTCGCAGCTTTCGCGGCTGGATTTCAGCCGGCTGCTGAGCGAGCTGCTGACGCTCGTGAATCGCCACCGCCTGCGCATCCCGCCCGACATCGTCACCATGCTCAAGGCCGCCGCCACGGTCGAGCGGCTCGCGGCCCGGCTCGACCCGACGCTCGACATGGTTTCGATCGCCCAGCCCTATGTCGCCCGCATCCGCATGAACCGCTTCGGCCCGCGGCGGCTGATTGGAGCGGCGGTGGACGCGGCCGAGCAGCTCGTTCACCTCCTGAGCGAAATCCCGGGCGGCGTGCGCGACCTGTTGCGAATGGCGAAGCGCGGCCGGCTGAACATCGGCTTCGAGCACCACGGCCTGGACAAGCTGATCGAAAGCAACGAGCGCATCGCCAACCGCGTCTCGTTTGCGATCGTGGTCTCGGCGCTGGTGATCGCGTCGTCGCTGATCGTGCACTCGCGCATTCCGCCCGTGTGGCAGGGCGTGCCGCTGATCGGCGTACTGGGCTATGTCATCGCGGGGCTGATGGGCTGCGCGTTGCTGCTGGCGATCCTGCGGCACGGCCGGTTGTAG
- the nqo8 gene encoding NADH-quinone oxidoreductase subunit 8, which yields MPDKNADPLSQKIERILGDWRVYVALGAGGGIATVVLAAAVWYFFSDAIKWALANQFAFSLIMLVVVLNVIVNGCALCILAERKIASWMQDRMGPNRVGFWGLLQPLADGLKFLLKEDIIPGNVDKPLFILAPALALTISLLTFSVIPWAGVVHFPWMEAGKTVTTQVASIDIGVLYLLALGSLGVYGVVLAGYASNNKYAFYGGMRATAQMLSYEVPLGLGLLVMILTCGSLRLENMVDAQASGGVWYVFYHPIAFMLVLISAFAETNRTPFDLAEAEQELVGGYHTEYSAMKFALFFLAEYAHMVVNSALLTAVFFGGWHIWFGPNVNDTSWVAMLIKFAIFWAKVMVLLGFYMAIRWTIPRFRFDQLMRLAWKGLVPMGMAAVVATGLLTAFGLQKVWWISLIANVVLIAAAMAIGAFLKAPITGRQESMTPQEMVIGAAR from the coding sequence ATGCCCGACAAGAACGCCGACCCGCTCTCGCAGAAGATTGAACGCATCCTGGGCGACTGGCGCGTGTACGTCGCGCTGGGCGCAGGCGGCGGAATCGCGACGGTCGTGCTGGCGGCGGCGGTCTGGTACTTCTTTTCTGACGCGATCAAGTGGGCCCTGGCCAACCAGTTCGCGTTCTCGCTCATCATGCTGGTGGTCGTGCTGAACGTGATCGTGAACGGCTGCGCTTTGTGTATTCTGGCGGAGCGGAAAATCGCGAGCTGGATGCAGGACCGCATGGGGCCCAACCGGGTCGGATTCTGGGGATTGCTCCAGCCCTTGGCCGACGGGCTGAAGTTCCTGCTTAAAGAGGACATCATCCCCGGCAACGTCGATAAGCCGCTCTTCATCCTCGCGCCAGCGCTGGCGCTGACGATCTCGCTGCTGACGTTCTCGGTGATTCCGTGGGCCGGCGTCGTGCACTTCCCCTGGATGGAAGCCGGGAAAACCGTCACCACGCAGGTCGCCAGCATCGACATCGGCGTGCTCTATTTGCTGGCGCTGGGTTCGCTGGGCGTTTACGGCGTGGTGCTGGCGGGCTATGCCAGCAACAACAAATATGCGTTCTACGGCGGCATGCGCGCCACGGCGCAGATGCTCAGCTATGAGGTCCCGCTGGGTTTGGGCCTGTTGGTCATGATTCTGACCTGCGGCTCGCTGCGGCTGGAGAACATGGTCGATGCGCAGGCCTCCGGCGGCGTCTGGTACGTCTTCTATCATCCGATCGCGTTCATGCTGGTGCTGATCAGCGCCTTCGCCGAGACCAACCGCACGCCCTTCGACCTGGCGGAGGCGGAGCAGGAGCTGGTGGGCGGCTACCACACCGAGTACAGCGCGATGAAGTTCGCGCTGTTCTTCCTCGCCGAGTACGCCCACATGGTGGTGAACAGCGCTCTGCTGACGGCTGTTTTCTTCGGCGGCTGGCACATCTGGTTCGGGCCGAACGTGAATGACACGTCGTGGGTCGCGATGCTGATCAAGTTCGCGATCTTCTGGGCCAAGGTCATGGTGCTGCTGGGCTTCTACATGGCGATCCGCTGGACGATTCCGCGTTTCCGCTTCGACCAGCTCATGCGGCTGGCGTGGAAGGGTCTGGTGCCGATGGGCATGGCGGCGGTGGTCGCCACCGGCCTGCTGACGGCCTTCGGACTTCAGAAAGTCTGGTGGATCAGCCTGATTGCGAACGTCGTGCTGATCGCCGCGGCGATGGCGATCGGGGCGTTTCTGAAGGCGCCGATCACCGGCCGGCAGGAGTCGATGACGCCGCAGGAGATGGTCATCGGCGCGGCGCGTTAG
- the nuoI gene encoding NADH-quinone oxidoreductase subunit I, whose amino-acid sequence MREEDIVCLEEPVLTPSERLYLPQIVAGLKTTLRHMFSLKKRLDTCVQYPEQKRELRVANYRGVHRLNKDPDGRVACVACFMCSTACPANCIHIEAGESPWPDREKYPVKFDIDELRCIYCGMCEEACPCDAIELTPHYELVGQTRDEMIFDKQKLLQVFDRTVDVKPRKNPPVTDYGLTGGQSRDVASPNAERKI is encoded by the coding sequence ATGCGAGAAGAGGACATCGTTTGCCTCGAAGAGCCGGTCCTGACGCCCTCCGAGCGGTTGTATCTGCCGCAAATCGTCGCCGGCCTCAAGACCACGCTGCGTCACATGTTCAGCCTGAAAAAGCGGCTGGACACCTGCGTGCAATATCCGGAGCAGAAGCGCGAGCTGCGCGTCGCGAATTACCGCGGCGTGCACCGGCTGAACAAAGACCCGGACGGGCGCGTGGCGTGCGTCGCATGTTTCATGTGCAGCACCGCCTGCCCGGCCAATTGCATTCACATCGAGGCCGGCGAATCGCCCTGGCCCGACCGGGAGAAGTACCCGGTCAAGTTCGACATCGACGAACTGCGCTGCATCTACTGCGGCATGTGCGAAGAGGCGTGCCCCTGCGACGCAATCGAGCTGACGCCGCACTACGAACTGGTCGGCCAGACACGCGACGAGATGATCTTTGACAAGCAAAAGCTGCTGCAGGTGTTCGATCGCACCGTAGACGTGAAGCCGCGCAAGAATCCGCCCGTGACCGACTACGGCCTGACCGGCGGGCAGAGCAGGGATGTCGCCTCGCCCAACGCCGAGCGGAAGATATAG
- the trpD gene encoding Anthranilate phosphoribosyltransferase: MPGSPAAFDARPALALLTQRQDLSRSTADELFGAIMEGRVEPLLLAALLAAFATKGETIDELAAAAAAMRARVRKVALPAGVAAVDTCGTGGDGKPTFNISSAVAIVAAAAGATVAKHGNRSFSRPSGSAEALAALGINVEADVPTLEACLAQVGLAFLYAPQLHPAMRYAADVRRSLGVRTLFNLVGPLTNPAGVRRQLLGVPRIELVEKLAAVLAALGVERAMVVCGHEGLCDLSVSGLTRVARVEGDSVQVEDVSPEVIGCRPQPLDSAFVGSPAESAALIRDVLSGRGGAARDIVVYNAAATLWVAGLAEDWADGAARARRAIESGAAAAKLEHWRRASHGVAG; encoded by the coding sequence ATGCCCGGATCGCCTGCGGCATTCGACGCGCGCCCGGCGCTCGCGCTGCTCACGCAGCGGCAAGACCTGTCGCGCAGCACCGCGGACGAGCTGTTCGGCGCGATCATGGAGGGGCGCGTCGAGCCGCTGCTGCTCGCGGCGCTGCTGGCGGCCTTTGCCACAAAAGGTGAAACCATCGACGAACTCGCCGCTGCGGCCGCCGCGATGCGCGCTCGCGTGCGGAAGGTGGCTCTGCCCGCCGGCGTCGCCGCAGTCGACACCTGCGGCACGGGCGGCGACGGCAAGCCCACGTTCAACATCTCCTCCGCCGTCGCGATCGTCGCGGCTGCCGCCGGCGCGACCGTCGCCAAGCACGGCAACCGCAGCTTCAGCCGGCCCAGCGGTTCGGCCGAGGCGCTGGCGGCCCTGGGGATTAACGTCGAGGCCGACGTGCCGACGCTAGAGGCCTGCCTGGCGCAGGTCGGCCTCGCGTTTCTCTACGCCCCCCAGCTTCACCCGGCGATGCGTTACGCCGCTGACGTCCGCCGCAGCCTCGGCGTCCGCACGCTGTTCAACCTGGTCGGCCCGTTAACGAATCCGGCCGGCGTTCGGCGGCAACTGCTGGGCGTGCCGCGGATCGAACTGGTGGAGAAACTGGCGGCGGTGCTGGCGGCGCTGGGCGTCGAGCGGGCGATGGTCGTCTGCGGACACGAGGGTTTGTGCGACCTGAGCGTCTCCGGGTTGACGCGCGTGGCGCGGGTCGAGGGCGACTCCGTGCAGGTCGAGGACGTGTCGCCAGAGGTGATTGGCTGTCGGCCTCAGCCGCTGGACTCGGCGTTCGTCGGCTCGCCCGCGGAGAGCGCGGCGCTGATTCGCGACGTACTGTCAGGCCGGGGCGGCGCCGCGCGAGACATCGTGGTCTATAACGCGGCCGCGACATTGTGGGTGGCAGGGCTGGCGGAGGACTGGGCCGACGGCGCCGCCCGGGCGCGGCGAGCGATCGAGAGCGGGGCGGCGGCGGCGAAGCTGGAGCATTGGCGACGGGCGTCGCACGGCGTGGCCGGTTGA
- the pknB_2 gene encoding Serine/threonine-protein kinase PknB → MADSAEDTQISRLVVERQYATDQEVKAASEQQKKLAAGGSPRPLADVLVDLGFLTRTQLGRLMGANDDSGGRPAQQIPGYQIQKKVGAGAMAVVYKGRQLSLNRTVAIKILPKRMSKNAEFVERFYREGRAAAQLNHNNIVQAIDVGEAGGFHYFVMEFVEGCTVYDELAQNLVYAEKEAIGIITQIANALSHAHERGFIHRDVKPKNIMLTKERVAKLADMGLARETTDLDAAMAEAGRAYGTPYYISPEQIRGEVDIDARADLYSLGATFYHMVTGRVPFEGATPSTVMHKHLKEAVTPPDHLNTRLTAGCGAMIEKLLAKNREERYPSARELLEDLDLLEHGQSPRYVTSTHMEHSAFERLAAGRALEPEAPPPPPSTNNTWVVILSIICGVSILINIVQALA, encoded by the coding sequence TTGGCGGACAGCGCCGAAGATACACAGATTTCACGGCTGGTGGTAGAGCGGCAGTACGCCACCGACCAGGAAGTGAAGGCGGCCAGCGAGCAGCAGAAAAAACTGGCCGCGGGCGGGTCGCCGCGTCCGCTGGCCGACGTGCTGGTCGATCTCGGTTTCCTGACGCGCACGCAGCTCGGGCGGCTGATGGGGGCGAATGACGACTCGGGCGGACGGCCGGCGCAGCAGATTCCCGGCTACCAGATCCAGAAGAAGGTCGGGGCGGGCGCGATGGCGGTGGTCTACAAGGGGCGGCAGCTCAGCCTGAACCGCACGGTCGCGATCAAAATTCTCCCGAAGCGCATGAGCAAGAACGCCGAGTTCGTCGAGCGCTTCTACCGCGAGGGGCGGGCCGCGGCGCAGCTCAACCACAACAACATCGTGCAGGCGATCGACGTCGGCGAGGCGGGCGGGTTTCACTACTTCGTGATGGAGTTCGTCGAAGGCTGCACGGTCTACGACGAGCTGGCTCAGAACCTGGTGTACGCCGAGAAAGAAGCCATCGGGATCATCACGCAGATTGCCAACGCCCTGTCGCACGCCCACGAGCGCGGCTTCATTCACCGCGACGTGAAGCCCAAGAACATCATGCTGACCAAGGAGCGCGTGGCGAAGCTGGCCGACATGGGTCTGGCGCGCGAAACCACCGATCTCGATGCGGCCATGGCCGAGGCCGGCCGGGCCTATGGCACCCCCTACTACATCAGCCCGGAGCAGATTCGCGGCGAGGTGGATATCGACGCGCGCGCCGATCTCTACTCGCTGGGCGCGACGTTCTACCACATGGTGACCGGCCGCGTGCCGTTCGAGGGCGCCACGCCCTCCACCGTCATGCACAAGCATCTCAAGGAAGCCGTCACGCCGCCGGATCATCTGAACACGCGCCTGACGGCCGGGTGCGGAGCGATGATCGAGAAGCTGTTGGCGAAGAACCGGGAGGAGCGCTATCCGAGCGCGCGCGAGCTGCTGGAGGACCTCGACCTGCTGGAGCACGGGCAGTCGCCGCGGTACGTCACCTCGACGCACATGGAACACAGCGCGTTCGAGCGGCTGGCCGCTGGCCGCGCGCTGGAGCCGGAGGCGCCGCCCCCGCCGCCGAGCACCAACAACACGTGGGTGGTGATTCTCTCGATCATCTGCGGGGTGAGCATTCTCATCAATATCGTGCAGGCGCTGGCGTAA
- the holB gene encoding DNA polymerase III subunit delta', whose product MGDEMKLGDVLHQTSAVSLLRRALRSGRMPHAYLFDGPEGVGKERAALALAARLLCEAEQPAPDADACGECTACRLMAVGNHPDFHLVHRGLHKVHPERSVRVSKGLFLVVDLIRYFVIEPAARTPQLGRRRVFVIRDAERMNDEAQNALLKTLEEPPGEACLVLITSSASRLLPTIRSRCQRVPFGGLPRTFVEAELARQCRVDAASATALAALADGRLGAAIRWQQMGVLDALRDLAALVPQFESDAPDAAATRLVEIATALGQRASGDVAPDDDDEAAGEEADDADSPRSGRGSAKTIATDVLRDALKLILTLVSAIYRDALVAQSAAAELRNLAAFTRLTDRLAAEWPQERLDAAVRAAAEAESMLDRNVAAQLVCERLVLTISGRVAATA is encoded by the coding sequence ATGGGCGATGAAATGAAGCTGGGCGACGTACTTCACCAGACATCCGCCGTCTCCCTGCTGCGCCGCGCACTGCGCAGCGGACGCATGCCGCATGCCTACCTGTTCGACGGCCCCGAAGGCGTCGGCAAGGAGCGGGCCGCCCTCGCGCTCGCCGCGCGGCTTCTGTGCGAGGCGGAGCAGCCGGCGCCCGACGCCGACGCCTGCGGCGAATGCACGGCTTGCCGGCTGATGGCGGTGGGGAACCACCCCGATTTTCACTTGGTCCACCGCGGGCTGCACAAGGTGCATCCAGAGCGCTCGGTTCGCGTCAGCAAGGGGCTGTTCCTGGTCGTCGATCTGATCCGCTACTTCGTCATCGAGCCGGCCGCCCGCACGCCGCAGCTTGGCCGCCGCCGCGTCTTTGTGATCCGTGACGCGGAGCGAATGAACGACGAAGCCCAGAATGCGCTGCTCAAGACGCTGGAAGAGCCGCCGGGGGAGGCGTGTCTCGTTCTCATCACGTCCTCGGCGTCGCGGCTGCTGCCGACGATCCGCTCGCGCTGCCAGCGCGTGCCCTTCGGGGGGCTGCCGCGGACGTTCGTGGAGGCCGAATTGGCGCGGCAGTGCCGCGTGGATGCGGCCTCGGCGACGGCGCTGGCGGCGCTGGCCGATGGGCGGCTGGGAGCGGCGATTCGCTGGCAGCAGATGGGCGTGCTCGACGCACTGCGGGATCTCGCCGCGCTCGTACCTCAGTTCGAATCCGACGCCCCGGACGCCGCCGCGACCCGGCTGGTCGAGATCGCGACGGCCCTGGGACAGCGGGCCAGCGGCGACGTGGCGCCGGACGACGACGACGAGGCGGCGGGCGAAGAGGCTGACGATGCGGACTCGCCTCGTAGCGGCCGCGGCAGCGCCAAGACGATCGCAACCGACGTCCTGCGCGACGCGCTCAAGTTGATTCTCACGCTGGTCTCAGCCATCTATCGCGACGCACTGGTGGCGCAATCGGCCGCGGCAGAGCTTCGAAACCTGGCGGCATTCACGCGCCTGACCGACCGGCTCGCCGCGGAGTGGCCGCAGGAGCGGCTTGACGCAGCCGTGCGAGCGGCGGCGGAAGCGGAATCGATGCTGGACCGCAACGTCGCGGCCCAACTCGTCTGCGAACGGCTTGTCTTGACGATCTCGGGGCGGGTGGCGGCGACGGCGTAG